AGACTTCCATGTATGGAAAATGTAGCCACTGGCATTCAAAATGTAATGGTTAGAGGTTAAATGGCAAGTCTGAAAAGAGAATGGGTAAACCAGAAGATAGACTGGAGGAAATTACACAGGATTCAGCAGAGAGAGATAAGGTACAAAAGAGGTTAAGAGAGCGAGAGAGAGGGAGTATCAgggctccagttcagttcagttcggtcgctcactcatgtcagactctttgtgaccccatgaaccacagcacaccaggcctctctgtccatcaccaactcccggaatccacccaaacccatgtccactgagtcggtgatgccatctaaccatctcatcttctgtcgtccccttctcctcctgccttcaatcttttccagcatcagggtcttttccaatgagtcagttctttgcatcaggtggccaaagtattggagtttcagcttcaacatcagtccttccagtgaacacgcaggactgatctcctttaggatggactggttggaactccttgcagtccaagggactctcaagagtcttctccaacaccacagttcaaaagcatcaatttcctGTACaaatggtgggttttttttttaatgtctagtaattaaatatatgtatattaatcaAAAGGCGGAGAGGGAGTAAAGGTGGAGAAAGCCACCactacaaatttttaaaacaccGCTGGTTAAGTCCTGCGAGCCTGAGACTCAGCAGCTTCGGTTGCCGTGCAGGGCAGCAGGTTCTCGCCGTGGACACCAGGCAAGTCCTCTAGGGACCAGAATCCGGTGGTGCTCGAGCCGTGGAGAAATGAGTTCCTAGAGACGAGCCAAATGTGGAGAGCCGCCTGGGAACAGCACAAACTAGAGACAGGATATATAAGATATGAGTAAATGCTGACTTAATATGATACGGTAGGTGGAAAAACTAGATGCTCTAACAGCCAATTCAGAAGGCGCAGAACCTTGCACTTGCCCAGGCTGACAGCTGCCAGCCCGACTCCGTTTCTGCGCCTGCCCCAAACTTCAGTGCTTTTCCCGGCGCGGCCGCGGGGAGGCGCGATCACGTTCGGCTCGCTTTCCAGAAGCACTGAAGAGCACCGCCTTTTCCGGATGCTCTTTCTGGAGAACTGGGAAGAGAATCACTTCCTGTGGCGGGGCTACGTCACTTCCTCTTCAGCTGGGTGTTCGGCCGGCGAGTCTCCACGCGCATTCAACATGCGGATTGAAAAGTGTTATTTCTGTTCGGGCCCTATCTACCCAGGCCACGGCATGATGTTCGTTCGTAACGATTGCAAGGTGAGGAGGCGGGGAGTGGGGCGGTTTTAGTTGCGCTCCCACCGGACTGAAGCCGTGCCCGCTCGGCGCGGGGTTACTGTGCGCCTACCACTTTGGCGTGAGGTTTGGCCTGGGATTTCGGTGCGTGAGGCTGGCTTTACTACGGGCTCGGACCGCCACCTGCCGTTTGCGGAGTTTCTCCGTTAGGCGGTCCGAGCAGAGCTGGTCACTAGGCCGCTGTTGGGAGAGGCCGGCAGTAATGAGGTTGAGGAGCGATTCCAGCCAGAGCCCACGGGGAAGCTGGGAGTCTGTTGGCCCACTGTTGTATGTGGGCCACATTCTTCAATTCAGTAAACCTTGTTGAACGCGTGCCGGGTCAAGCATCTTTGCTGAGGTCCACCTCTATACAGATGTATAAGACTTGGCGGTCAGTCGTATTGTGTAGAGGTTGATAGAAATGTTGGGTATGACTTAATAGCAGAGTTACGTTTTATGAAGTGATTGGAGGTGATTTGGAGAAGGACGTGATTTGGAGAAGAAAAGACGCAGGAAGGAGGTGCTTTTATCCTGGATCTTGCATTTTGtttaagaggaagaggagaaagcatTTTAGGCGAAAGGGAAATGAACAATTTGAGCAAAGGCACAGAATGGAGCAGTTACTTCTCTGTTTAAGGAAGTGATGGATTGCAGATGGTGATAGAGGCTTGGGGTAGGGCTATAAATACAAGTAGAAATCTATATTTAAAAGGTACGTCTGAAAACAGAAGATAGAACGACACAGATCTTGCTGGACTTTCGATGGAGTTGCTTCTGGGCAAACCCATTGTAAGTCGAAGATGGAAAAGCCTAACCTACTGAATATTGTATATAGCCTAGCCTTctttaaacatgctcagaacacaTTTAGCTTACAGTTGGGCagaatcatctaacacaaagcctgttTTATAATGaagtgttgaatatctcatgtaatttatgaTATCCTCTACTTGAATTGAAAAACAGAACGATTGTAACTATTAAGTTGTTCACTTTGTGGACTGGGAGCTTTGGTTTGCTGCCAGATGCCCAGCATCAGAGAGAATTTTACTGCATGGCTAGCCTGGGAAAGATCAAAATTTGAAGTATGATTTCCACTGAATGTGTATCACTTTTGCACCATTGTAAAGTTGAACCGTCTTAAGTTGGGCATGGTCATTATAAGGCCTCATTGTGAAAGGCTTTAGGAATAATACATGAATTTGCCTTTCATACAGGAATGAATCTCATTCCTCTGTTCAAAATATTGTTTCTCAGAATTTGAGCTCTCTTATATTTACTTCAGAATCACTGGACACTTGTGGGAAAAACTGATTCCTGATTCCCACCAGATCTGTTGAATTGGAATATctaaggggaggggaagaggctcTATGAATCTATATTTAATGAGGTGATTTTGACATGCTCAGGAATTACGGTTTGTACTTCCTCACCTTATATGTGTATTCTGTATAAGTCCTGTCTGTACCTAACAGTGAGCCTCCTGAAAGAGAGTTCTTACTACTTCAGCTCTTTTTGCTCTCAGAAGTAATAGTCgttttcccttgtagctcagtcggtagagtctgcctgcagtgcaggagatccgggttcgatccctgggttcggaagatcccctggagaaagaaatggcaacccactccagtatccttgcctggaaaatctcatggatagaggagcctggtgggctgcagtccatggggttgcaaagagtcggggatgactgagcgactaacacttagaTAGTTCTGCTGGAACCTGAGAGTTACCTTTGACTCTTTTCGCTCTTTGTATCTAGCTATAGGTCCTATCCATGCTGCCCTTGCAAAGGATAGTGGTGTCTTAGcttttttcctgccttcctggTCCCAGATTAGGCACTTGGCACTTTTGTAGCCTcctattttttctccatttatgctTGTAGCTTTTGAGACCGTCTTTCATAGACATCTCCCCTCTTATGCCTCTCAAGTAGCTTCTTAAGAGTAGAATTAGagtgttgttgttatttagtcactaagttgtgtccgactctttcctgactctatggactgtagcccatcaggctcctctgtccatgggatttccctgacgATAAtgctgcagtaggttgccatttccttctacaggggtcCTTCCTGACTGAGGGTTgaacgtgcatctcctgcattgcaggaggattctttactgctgagccaccaaggaaaccagaattagtGTGTTACTaattaaaatactggaaaaagtgaaaatgttatttgcttagtcgtgtctggctgtttgtgattccatggacggtatagcccaccaggctactctgtgcatgtgattttccaggagcgaatactggagtggatagctattcccttctccaagggatatgcccaacccagggattgaacccggatttcctgctttgcaggcacattcttttcggtctgagccaccagggtaaaaTATTACTGCTCCATATTTTCATAGTTTGCAAACAGAAACATGTATACTTTTAAGGTGTGCttaataaatctttgttgaaaTTAGTGGCATAAAAAAGTATTGAACTGTGAAGCTCAGAGGGATCATGTGTTTGCATGTTGAAGACTGAGGATGGTGCTCAAGGACTAGATTAAAAGGGAAATTTGAGCCTATGAAGCTTGTCTCACACAGAATTATCCACCACCTACCCCAGTAGAGATTTAATCACTCCTTAATGTATATTTACATGTTACTTTATACTTGATTATTGTGTATAGCCATATCCCATTATTTATATCCTAGTCTGATCTTTATTTCTCTTGTTTGCAAAGTGAGACTTGACCACATTACTGGACTAAGCTTCTCAGGGTAGAGCATTGTGTTTTAATTATTCTTGTACTTCTTGCACCTACTGCAACATCCAGCACATGGTAGCTGCTCTTTATGTGGGAATCCCCATCCCATCTCAGTGACTCCAGTCTCTTCAGATACTACTTCATGCTTTTTCAAGTGAGTCTGTTAGATACAGAGTTTAGGTAGGCTTCCCTGTATCTTCCCATTGGCTTTCTTTGGAACTGAGAAGACCTAGAACAGTTCAAACTTCTCAATGAGGACTTGTGTAGGAGTTGTCTAGTAAATATTAAACAAGGACGGCTTTTACTTAAAAAGGTAGTAGTACTTTGGGCTGGAGATATGCAAAAGAAGTTTTACCAATAATGATTTTATAGTGAATTATTCCAGAAAACTACTGTAGTTCACATATTTTCTAGCTGTTTGAAATTAATTCAGGAATGTAGAGGGCTCTCCAGGAAGTCTGGCCCTCGATTAAATTGATCTAATATTGAccatttgtttcttccttttcttttctttttgacctTGCCAtactgcttgtgggatcttagttcttggaCCATGGATCCATCACAGGGCCATCCCACTGAAAtgccaagttctaaccactgggccaccagggaattctctagtaTTGACCATTTCTAAGAAATCTCTGTCCTAATGTGATTAGTGACCTGTTTGAAGGTCCTCATAGAACAACgtacataaaatgaaaagtattttgaTTTGTGatttatgtgcacacacacactcacacagaggctttattgttttagtcgctaagttgtgtccgactctttgcaactgcatggatctaccaggctgccctgtccatggaatttcccaggcaagaatattggaataggttgctatttccttctctaggggattatcttgacccaggcatcaaacctgtctcctgctttggcaggcaaattccttactgcTGAGTCTCTTAGCTTGAAATGTCTGTACCTTAGTTTGGCCTTTTTTTGAATGGGTCACATCTAAGCATGATAATTCAATTTAAGTTTCTTTGCCAAGGTGCACAGATTCAATTATAATACTTTTTCTCTCAGATTTCCTCTAGTAATACAAGTTGTAACTTTTTCTAAGACAGAGTAGCAAAATGATGCATTTTAGATGTATAAATCCCAGTAAGTCACTTTAGGAGCACCTTGAATCATCATTAAATTGTAAACACTATTAAAGGATCATATCTTTGGAGATGAAAGTGTAGAATTAAAGTAGTGAAGAATCTTCCTAGTAGATCTCTGAATAAAttctttagaaaaacaaatttatagccagttttagttgttttttttggGAAATTATTTTGTGCAACAGTGAAAAGAACCAAAGGACATTTCAGAATGGTTGTTTGAAACTTTACCCCTCCCCCCTCATTGAGATATATACAAagtgaattttgaaaattattctgaATTGCAAATGGATTTAGATAAATGACTTTACTTAAAATTGTTCCCTTCATTCAAGATCATAGTAAAGGTTTTACTGTTATTCTATAAAAATGCTAGTTTTTAACCATATTTTGGGGACCCTCAATCTTTAGTTGTAATGATGTTTGATAGTCAAAAAATAGTTCAATTAGCATTTTGTGTGAAATGTCTCATGTTTCTAAATGGTGCTGTAAGTAGAAGCAGCTGTGAGTGAGAACCATTGTTATTTCTCAGACTTTATAGTATATTTTGTCTGGTGGGGTAATGTCCTATGgcataaaagtttttaatattgtcttttcactgttttaacacttttttaaatAGGTGTTCAGATTCTGTAAATCCAAGTGCcataaaaacttcaaaaagaaGCGCAATCCTCGCAAGGTCAGATGGACTAAAGCATTCCGGAAAGCAGCTGGTAAAGAGCTCACGGTGGTGAGTACAGTTAGCTATCACTATAGTTGttatagttttcagaattttAGCTTTTGGATGGGGAAGATGATTCAGTTAGCTCTAGTAAGGCTTCCTGTAGCGTGATTCATGACCGACTGACTTGTATTTGGCTTTGGCAATCTCATTCTCTCATGATCCCCAAAACTACAAATCTGTAgaattctgaaaaggaaaaaaaaaaaattcctaatctagtttgtagaaataatttttcttattctccAAAAAGTATTTTTAGCTCTTGTAACAAAGGGGAGAATTATTTAAATGGATTGAAGTTGGAAATTGTTACTTAAGGATTTTGAAAGGCAGTTAAGAGATAAAAGAATGTTTGAATAGCAGTGAGGGCTTGGATGAGGTTTGTAATAAGCTTGTTTATCAGtttttcgattttttttttttcttgtgtctgAGAGCAGAGCACTTAGTTAATGATACTGGCGTAAGGAGGAATAATGAGGAATTGGGGTGAGGGAGAGTTTCATGAGGCGAGCCCCCACAAGTATTGCTCTTACTGAGTTGGTATGAGGCCCCTCCGAAGCTTGTCCGCACTCTATccttgaaaaggaaggaggagaaactgTTGCACAGGCTGTTTTTGAAGGCGGGACATCTTTCAGCTGTCTTCTCCCTGCTGTACTTTCTCTTCCACCAAACCCATGACTTTTTCCCACCTTTCTACTCCGTAAAGGCAGTGTCTTAAGTAGTTGCTATGAAGTCCTTTTCTGGCTTTCTTAACACCTGAGATTTTTCAGTGAGtgtaaagaatattttttgaCAACTTGTAAGGCCAGATCATGATTGTtgtcaaaaaaataattttcagtatgGATGAATAGAACTGTAGCATCTCAAATACAGGTGGCAACTGTATGAGTGAAGGAAGAATGCTAGGTCATGTTCATTTGCTGGTGACCAGTTTTACCTTGTCATGGCTGAGGTTACTGTGATCTGAACAGCGTCTTGTGTATATAAATGAAATAGCTAAGTGCAGAGTTAATGGTCACATTAACTGAGTCTGAGTCTGATAGatttgaaaaacaagaaatatctgggttttttccaaaaattattttgcatgttTTGAGATAAGTAAAGTTGTTAATTGTCAAAATACTGACTACATTTGGAGGGGACCTAAAGAATTTCAGGGTGAAGCTTAACATCAGGCAGAGTAGCACCACACTATTTGGGGATGTGTAGTTTCAACTCTGTGCTGTAACACAAAGGTTTATAGGTATTGAAATATATGAACATGCTAGGTATTTTAGCTGAACCATATGAAATTCTCAATATTTGACTTTTTGATCTATGAGAAAAGGCAGTTTCAAATGGTTCAGTCTAATATACGTTTTCTGGCTGTTAGTCTCAGCTAGGAACAGGAAATTAAGGAAgccttttgagtttatttataaTCCTCATGATGGTTATAGGcccatctcccctcccatccctttGAGAATCACTAATATGTAGAGAAATTTTTTCATTAGGGGTGTCTTGTATGTTGTGTTTAATGgagaaaaaatttgaaaacttacaTTCTTTGAGATCATCTTGGGGAAAATCTTAGTATGTTTCCatagccatgacaaacctagacagcatattcagaagcagagacattgctttgctgacaaaggtctgtatagtcaaaaggctgtggtttttctagtagtcctgtatggatgtgagagttggatcataaagaaggctgagcgcttaagaattgatgctttttaattgtggtgttggagaagactcttgagagtcccttggactgcaaagagatcaaaccagccaatcctaaaggaaattaaccctgaatattcattggaaggattgatgataagctgaagctccaatactttggccacctgatgcgaagcaccgactcattggaaaagaccctgatgctgggaaagattgaaggcaggaggagaagggaacgacagaggatgagatggttggatggcatcaccgactcaatggacatgagtttgagcaaactcctggagctggtgaaggacagggaagcctgctgtagtccatggggttgtaaagagtcggacgtgactgagcgactaaacaacagtagcTTGAAATACTTAGAACTTctgtgaaaaggagaaaaagttttaagaaatgctTATTTTCTATCTCTCTTAAAAccatatttttcctctttttacagGATAATTCATTTGAATTTGAAAAACGTAGAAATGAACCTGTCAAATACCAGCGAGAACTGTGGAATAAAACCAGTAAGTCACAAAGGAATATGAGGAGTtttcaggagacactggtttgggATATTACCATAGCTTTAATATCAGTTGattgtttaaatattaaatttattcttttaattggttagtttttatagttttatccTTATTTCAGTGGCTCTgctgtatttgtgttttttattgtAAGCTATCCCAAATCTTTTCAGAATTGATTGATGTATCCTTTATTAAAGTAGCATAATTATTAAATTTGCTGTTATTTGAAGTGCCTGCACAGAGATCTAAAAGCAGTCAAATATCTGAACGAAAAAATAGAGATGTAGAATACTTTGTGGAGGTGTGACAtagttaaaatatacaaaaaacttaACACACTTTGCCAGTGTAGATAATTTGGTTTAGGGATATAAGTATTGTTAGGGATATAAGTATTGTATACCTCATGAAACTTAG
The Cervus canadensis isolate Bull #8, Minnesota chromosome 6, ASM1932006v1, whole genome shotgun sequence genome window above contains:
- the RSL24D1 gene encoding probable ribosome biogenesis protein RLP24, with the protein product MLFLENWEENHFLWRGYVTSSSAGCSAGESPRAFNMRIEKCYFCSGPIYPGHGMMFVRNDCKVFRFCKSKCHKNFKKKRNPRKVRWTKAFRKAAGKELTVDNSFEFEKRRNEPVKYQRELWNKTIDAMKRVEEIKQKRQAKFIMNRLKKNKELQKVQDVKEVKQNIHLIRAPLAGKGKQLEDKMVQKLQEDVDMEDVS